The Methylobacterium sp. AMS5 genome window below encodes:
- a CDS encoding ATP-binding protein, translated as MTLRRILEAPIADLTFEDVEGLIQEEAEEGPRFELKRELPANDRQGDPWMQGSRKLGDRARDGLAKEVVALANAYGGAVVIGVDESDEEPKRAVGPEPLLIPRIAECAERLQKSLDSIIDPPLPVLEVRGIAKPDADGSGVLVIRTGPSTRAPHGHGRPPLAYMRRGSRSEPMTMRDLQSTLFETRTRGERINALLEDRRRALTSMVEKGPHGIMLERGEQPFLGRSALYFRCTLVAVENLQLRADEVVRTAPIIRPTLGGSFSTSAFGSGSFHYGWAHRVNGVESVDHSSRHFARWFVGDQGIVDAYGLMTLDTYRGRSDVFAPVLFPPVALQALVLGEQLRRAARRPEVELVVECEFINPGTATAVHSDVRAFDDGTQIPDGAIRIGPFSLGNIDDFQAVYGEIERGIWHGLGLPIGSRINFPMAEWLAEMSRS; from the coding sequence ATGACACTGCGGAGGATCCTGGAGGCGCCGATAGCTGACCTGACGTTCGAGGATGTCGAGGGGCTGATCCAGGAGGAAGCGGAGGAGGGGCCGCGCTTTGAGCTGAAGCGCGAGCTGCCGGCCAACGACCGCCAGGGCGACCCATGGATGCAGGGTAGCAGAAAGCTCGGCGACCGCGCCCGGGACGGCTTGGCGAAGGAGGTGGTGGCACTCGCGAATGCCTATGGCGGCGCCGTGGTGATCGGTGTCGACGAGAGCGACGAAGAGCCCAAGCGTGCCGTCGGACCGGAGCCGCTCCTCATCCCTCGGATCGCTGAGTGCGCCGAGCGGCTGCAGAAGTCACTCGACAGCATCATAGATCCGCCGCTCCCCGTGCTTGAGGTGCGCGGGATCGCGAAACCCGACGCGGACGGAAGCGGCGTCCTCGTGATCCGCACTGGCCCCTCAACGCGTGCACCGCACGGTCACGGTCGGCCACCTCTGGCCTACATGCGGCGCGGATCGCGCTCGGAGCCCATGACGATGCGCGACTTGCAGAGCACACTCTTCGAGACCCGTACCCGGGGAGAGCGGATCAACGCCCTGCTCGAAGATCGGCGCCGCGCCCTTACCAGCATGGTGGAAAAGGGGCCACACGGCATCATGCTCGAGCGAGGTGAGCAACCATTTCTCGGACGTAGCGCGTTGTATTTCCGATGCACTCTTGTCGCGGTCGAGAACCTGCAATTGCGCGCTGATGAGGTTGTCAGGACGGCACCCATCATCCGCCCGACGCTCGGAGGCTCTTTCTCCACCTCCGCCTTCGGCAGCGGCTCCTTCCATTATGGTTGGGCGCACAGAGTGAATGGCGTTGAAAGCGTCGACCACAGCAGCCGCCACTTCGCGCGCTGGTTTGTAGGCGATCAGGGCATTGTGGATGCCTACGGCCTTATGACTCTCGATACCTACCGCGGCCGGAGTGATGTTTTCGCTCCCGTCCTTTTTCCCCCAGTCGCGCTACAGGCTCTTGTTTTGGGGGAGCAGCTGCGCCGCGCTGCGAGACGCCCAGAGGTCGAACTCGTCGTCGAATGCGAGTTCATCAACCCTGGCACGGCTACCGCCGTCCACAGCGATGTTCGTGCATTCGATGACGGCACGCAGATCCCCGACGGCGCGATCCGAATCGGGCCCTTCTCACTTGGTAATATCGACGACTTCCAAGCCGTGTACGGGGAGATCGAGCGGGGAATTTGGCACGGCCTCGGCCTTCCAATTGGATCCCGGATCAATTTCCCGATGGCCGAGTGGTTGGCTGAAATGTCTAGGTCGTGA